Part of the Methanothermobacter sp. MT-2 genome is shown below.
CTAGAATTATGGAGGCACAAACCACGCCTAATATCCATAATACTATTCCCAATAATCGCCATAGTATTCTTCGGTTATGGAATGGGAGGTTCACTAGAAAACATTCCCATAGCCATTGTCGAACAAAGCCACGGTCCAGTAACAGACCAGACAGTAGACGCCATAAAAAATATGAGCTTGTATGACGTCAAAGAAGTGACATCAGATCCAGACCAAGGAAAAGAGATGGTCAACTCGGGCAAAGTTAAAGCTGCTATTATACTACCACCAGATTATGACAACCTAGAAAGTAAACAAGCCCCAACAGTCATCCTATATGTAGATTCATCAGACCAACTCGCAACCCAAGCAATTGTACCAGCAACACAAATATTATTCACAAGGATATCAGGAGAAATCGGAATCAAAAAAATGCAAATAGAAAGCCCACTGGGTGTCATGAACCAAAGCTCCAACACACTTCAAGATATTGTGAACACCATAAACTTCGAAGTTGATAAAATATATGGAGACGTAAAATACATGGATTTCCTAATCCCTGGCATACTTGCAATGACAGTAATGTTCGCATGTATGGGTGGTATGGGACGTTCAATAGCGGGTGAAAGAGAAACAGGAGAACTTGCAAGACTCTTCATGACACCAACAAGTATAGCAACTGTAGTCGGTGGCAAAATAGTATCAAAACTCATAACAGAAACAGGAAGGGCGCTAATATTACTTATATTTGCCATTGTACTCTTCGGCATAACAATAAAAGGGAGCATGCTTTTAACCATACTCCTACTCGTATTAACCGCCTTATGTTTCGTGGGCTTTGGTATAATGATATCCTCAAGGGCAGAAACGCAAGAAGATTACATGCAGATAATGATGCCATTCCAGATGCCCATGATGTTCGTATCAGGAGTC
Proteins encoded:
- a CDS encoding ABC transporter, permease component, whose translation is METKKVMWMIKKDLLELWRHKPRLISIILFPIIAIVFFGYGMGGSLENIPIAIVEQSHGPVTDQTVDAIKNMSLYDVKEVTSDPDQGKEMVNSGKVKAAIILPPDYDNLESKQAPTVILYVDSSDQLATQAIVPATQILFTRISGEIGIKKMQIESPLGVMNQSSNTLQDIVNTINFEVDKIYGDVKYMDFLIPGILAMTVMFACMGGMGRSIAGERETGELARLFMTPTSIATVVGGKIVSKLITETGRALILLIFAIVLFGITIKGSMLLTILLLVLTALCFVGFGIMISSRAETQEDYMQIMMPFQMPMMFVSGVFYPIETMPWFFQKLAYVFPLTYANDALRAVILKGAGITEISFDILILLAFTLVFFMVGVMRFNRDI